A genome region from Geodermatophilus bullaregiensis includes the following:
- a CDS encoding helix-turn-helix transcriptional regulator, with product MESDAGQVGTVRVDDVRTRDRVTALLLEHGPQTASELAGRLGISPAAVRRHLDALAARGRVEERATPGAHRGRGRPARRFHLTDAGRSGFGHAYDDLALTALRFVAASGGPDAVRAVAEAQLAGLEQRASDAVARAAGAPVDRAQALAEALTTEGYAASASAISGGGQLCQHHCPVAHVAAEFPQLCEAETAVIGRLVGTHVQRLATIAHGDGVCTTHIPGPRRPGHGPAGSGPDHTRGGNRSLPAGPVPGERAARVPRTAPSTSTTPTNDRERTPA from the coding sequence GTGGAAAGCGACGCGGGGCAGGTGGGGACGGTGCGGGTCGACGACGTCCGCACGCGCGACCGCGTGACCGCACTGCTGCTCGAGCACGGGCCGCAGACCGCCAGCGAGCTGGCCGGCCGGCTGGGCATCAGCCCGGCCGCCGTCCGGCGCCACCTCGACGCCCTGGCCGCGCGCGGCCGGGTCGAGGAGCGCGCGACACCGGGTGCGCACCGGGGGAGGGGCCGGCCCGCCCGGCGCTTCCACCTCACCGACGCCGGCCGGTCCGGGTTCGGGCACGCCTACGACGACCTGGCGCTCACCGCGCTGCGCTTCGTCGCCGCCTCCGGCGGGCCGGACGCCGTCCGCGCCGTCGCCGAGGCGCAGCTGGCGGGGCTGGAGCAGCGCGCCTCGGACGCCGTGGCCCGCGCCGCGGGCGCCCCGGTCGACCGGGCGCAGGCGCTCGCCGAGGCGCTGACGACCGAGGGCTACGCTGCCTCGGCCTCGGCGATCTCCGGCGGCGGGCAGCTCTGCCAGCACCACTGCCCGGTGGCGCACGTCGCGGCGGAGTTCCCGCAGCTGTGCGAGGCCGAGACGGCGGTGATCGGCCGGCTGGTGGGCACGCACGTCCAGCGCCTGGCCACCATCGCCCACGGCGACGGGGTCTGCACCACCCACATCCCCGGCCCGCGACGGCCGGGCCACGGGCCGGCCGGCAGCGGCCCGGACCACACCCGCGGGGGGAACAGATCCCTGCCCGCGGGCCCTGTACCAGGTGAGCGAGCAGCGCGGGTCCCGCGCACCGCACCGTCCACCAGCACCACCCCCACGAACGACCGGGAGAGGACGCCCGCATGA
- the sufB gene encoding Fe-S cluster assembly protein SufB → MTSTQQPVAGTPLTQDEQIDQLGRYQYGWADTDVAGSTARRGLSEEVVRDISALKSEPEWMLERRLKALKLFGRKPMPDWGSDLSGIDFQNIKYFVRSTEAQAASWDELPEDIKNTYDKLGIPEAEKQRLISGVAAQYESEVVYHKIREDLEEQGVLFLDTDTALKEHPELFREYFGTVIPSGDNKFAALNTAVWSGGSFIYVPKGVQVEIPLQAYFRINTENMGQFERTLIIVDEGAYVHYVEGCTAPIYKSDSLHSAVVEIIVKKNARCRYTTIQNWSNNVYNLVTKRAIAHEGATMEWIDGNLGSKVTMKYPAVWMTGEHAKGEVLSIAFAGEGQHQDAGAKMVHAAPHTSSTIVSKSVARGGGRTSYRGLVQIDEGAHGSRSTVKCDALLVDTISRSDTYPYVDVREDDVSMGHEATVSRVSEDQLFYLMSRGLSEDEAMAMVVRGFVEPIARELPMEYALELNRLIELQMEGAVG, encoded by the coding sequence ATGACCAGCACGCAGCAGCCGGTGGCCGGCACGCCGCTGACGCAGGACGAGCAGATCGACCAGCTCGGCCGCTACCAGTACGGCTGGGCCGACACCGACGTGGCCGGGTCCACGGCCCGGCGGGGTCTGTCCGAGGAGGTCGTCCGCGACATCTCGGCGCTCAAGAGCGAGCCCGAGTGGATGCTCGAGCGCCGGCTCAAGGCCCTCAAGCTGTTCGGCCGCAAGCCCATGCCCGACTGGGGCTCGGACCTGTCCGGCATCGACTTCCAGAACATCAAGTACTTCGTGCGCTCGACCGAGGCGCAGGCCGCCTCCTGGGACGAGCTGCCCGAGGACATCAAGAACACCTACGACAAGCTGGGCATCCCCGAGGCGGAGAAGCAGCGGCTGATCTCCGGTGTCGCAGCCCAGTACGAGTCCGAGGTCGTCTACCACAAGATCCGCGAGGACCTCGAGGAGCAGGGCGTCCTGTTCCTCGACACCGACACCGCCCTCAAGGAGCACCCGGAGCTCTTCCGCGAGTACTTCGGCACGGTGATCCCGTCGGGCGACAACAAGTTCGCCGCACTGAACACCGCGGTGTGGTCGGGCGGCTCGTTCATCTACGTGCCCAAGGGCGTGCAGGTCGAGATCCCGCTGCAGGCCTACTTCCGGATCAACACCGAGAACATGGGGCAGTTCGAGCGGACGCTGATCATCGTCGACGAGGGTGCCTACGTGCACTACGTCGAGGGCTGCACCGCGCCGATCTACAAGTCGGACTCGCTGCACTCTGCGGTCGTCGAGATCATCGTCAAGAAGAACGCGCGCTGCCGGTACACGACCATCCAGAACTGGTCGAACAACGTCTACAACCTGGTCACCAAGCGGGCGATCGCCCACGAGGGCGCGACCATGGAGTGGATCGACGGCAACCTCGGCTCCAAGGTGACCATGAAGTACCCGGCCGTCTGGATGACCGGCGAGCACGCCAAGGGCGAGGTCCTGTCCATCGCCTTCGCGGGCGAGGGCCAGCACCAGGACGCCGGCGCCAAGATGGTGCACGCCGCGCCGCACACCTCCTCGACCATCGTGTCCAAGTCGGTGGCCCGCGGCGGCGGCCGGACGTCCTACCGCGGCCTCGTGCAGATCGACGAGGGCGCGCACGGATCCAGGTCGACGGTCAAGTGCGACGCCCTGCTGGTCGACACGATCAGCCGGTCGGACACCTACCCCTACGTCGACGTCCGCGAGGACGACGTGTCGATGGGCCACGAGGCGACCGTCTCCCGGGTCAGCGAGGACCAGCTCTTCTACCTGATGAGCCGCGGCCTGTCCGAGGACGAGGCCATGGCGATGGTGGTGCGCGGGTTCGTCGAGCCGATCGCCCGCGAGCTGCCCATGGAGTACGCCCTCGAGCTCAACCGCCTGATCGAGCTGCAGATGGAAGGTGCCGTCGGCTGA